From Anopheles darlingi chromosome 2, idAnoDarlMG_H_01, whole genome shotgun sequence, the proteins below share one genomic window:
- the LOC125949508 gene encoding ABC transporter G family member 20: protein MTAVEVISGYKYYGKASDPNKKIVLNHLNMSVTRGSIYGLLGASGCGKTTLLSCIVGRKFLNDGEINVLGGTPGTPGSGVPGPRIGYMPQDIALVEEFSIKETIYYFGRLYGMSKEKIRERYKLLKHLLELPADDRYVGNCSGGQQRRVSFAAAMVHEPELLILDEPTVGLDPILREKIWHYLVETTSTNKMAVIITTHYIEEAKQAGCIGLMRNGILLAEDAPVNILERFSCSTLEEAFLNLCQKHGPSEEADRTTHKTHSLRAIGDVQDVKKIIPSLTTSNDKKPTDGGMFSEKGKPLTKTIKELVSFTTRRRMNALLSKNYLQMVRQPAGMVFLFLYPIFQLVSFYIAIGGNPKELRLGIVNDELANIRQCFNESLINTYYHDDYDCDLYKVSCRFLEKLNRSVAIQEYYETYEDAYRDARKGKILGFIHFSENFTESLQDVRDNVRDANDGSFHTSEIKVYLDKTDQQITFFIEKKLLETYREFAESIMDDCQLPRQLASIPINFQTPVYGSVDEEFTDFMAPGVVMTMIFFLATLITATIFITDRLEGVWDRTIVAGITALELLLAHIITQTSIMLLQCLEIILLATFLFDAQNHGSNLTVVGLLMLLGFAGMLYGLLISIFCDAHSTANFMATGSFYPMIILCGILWPLEGMPQYLQYVAYCFPFTVPSIAVRNVLTKGWSITNSQVYMGYGAVGVWIIGLLLLCLLGLKIKK from the exons CTATGGACTATTGGGAGCATCTGGTTGCGGCAAGACAACACTGCTCTCTTGTATAGTAGGGAGGAAATTCCTTAATGATGGTGAAATCAATGTGCTCGGCGGTACACCCGGAACGCCTGGTTCGGGTGTGCCAGGACCACGCATCGGCTACATGCCCCAAGACATAGCGCTCGTCGAGGAGTTCAGCATCAAGGAAACGATTTACTACTTTGGCCGATTATACGGCATGTCGAAGGAAAAAATACGGGAGCGCTACAAACTGCTGAAGCACCTTCTGGAACTACCGGCCGATGATCG ATATGTTGGCAACTGCAGTGGAGGACAGCAGCGAAGAGTTTCGTTCGCAGCTGCCATGGTTCACGAACCGGAGCTACTGATCCTGGATGAACCGACCGTCGGGTTGGATCCTATTTTACGTGAAAAAATCTGGCATTATCTAGTGGAAACGACAAGTACAAACAAAATGGCTGTGATTATAACGACCCACTACATCGAGGAAGCCAAACAGGCCGGATGC ATTGGGCTAATGCGAAACGGAATTCTTCTGGCGGAAGATGCGCCAGTCAACATTCTGGAGCGGTTCTCCTGCAGCACACTGGAGGAGGCGTTCCTTAACCTTTGCCAAAAGCATGGTCCCTCCGAGGAGGCAGACCGCACGACACACAAGACACATTCACTGCGCGCCATCGGTGACGTCCAGGACGTGAAGAAGATCATCCCCTCGCTGACGACGTCGAACGACAAGAAACCCACGGACGGAGGCATGTTCAGTGAGAAGGGAAAACCACTGACTAAAACGATCAAGGAGTTGGTTAGCTTCACGACCCGACGGCGCATGAATGCCTTGTTGTCGAAGAACTACCTTCAGATGGTCAGACAGCCGGC TGGCATGGTTTTCCTGTTTCTGTACCCCATCTTTCAACTGGTAAGTTTCTACATCGCGATCGGTGGCAACCCGAAGGAGCTCCGGCTCGGCATCGTGAACGACGAGCTGGCCAACATCCGGCAGTGCTTTAATGAGTCGCTTATCAACACCTACTACCATGACGACTACGACTGTGATCTGTACAAAGTGTCCTGTAGGTTTCTGGAAAAGTTGAACCGAAGTGTAGCGATACAG GAGTATTACGAAACGTACGAGGACGCTTATCGGGATGCTCGGAAGGGCAAGATCCTAGGGTTTATCCATTTTTCGGAAAACTTCACCGAATCGCTGCAGGACGTGCGGGACAACGTACGTGACGCGAATGATGGCTCGTTCCATACGTCCGAGATCAAAGTGTACCTGGACAAGACAGATCAGCAGATAACGTTCTTCATCGAGAAAAAGCTACTGGAAACGTACCGCGAGTTTGCCGAAAGCATCATGGATGATTGCCAGTTGCCCCGGCAGCTGGCCAGCATTCCCATCAACTTCCAGACACCCGTGTACGGTTCGGTAGACGAGGAGTTCACCGACTTCATGGCGCCGGGTGTGGTGATGAC AATGATCTTTTTCCTGGCAACGCTAATTAcggccaccattttcatcaCGGATCGGCTGGAGGGAGTATGGGATCGAACGATCGTGGCAG GTATCACCGCGCTCGAGCTACTACTGGCACACATCATTACGCAAACGTCCATCATGTTGCTGCAGTGTCTGGAGATCATTCTTCTCGCCACCTTTCTGTTTGATGCGCAAAACCATGGTAGCAACCTCACCGTCGTGgggttgctgatgttgctcgGCTTTGCAGGCATGCTATACG GTCTACTCATATCGATCTTTTGTGACGCTCATTCGACGGCCAACTTTATGGCTACTGGTAGTTTCTATCCCATGATCATTCTATGCG GTATTCTATGGCCATTGGAAGGTATGCCACAGTATCTGCAGTACGTGGCGTACTGCTTCCCCTTTACCGTACCCTCGATAGCGGTGCGGAATGTCCTCACAAAGGGCTGGAGCATAACCAATTCCCAGGTTTACATGGGCTACGGTGCCGTCGGCGTGTGGATTATCGGTCTACTTTTGCTCTGCCTGCTAGGATTGAAGATCAAGAAGTAA
- the LOC125949502 gene encoding biorientation of chromosomes in cell division protein 1-like 1, translating to MVEDPHFIDMMVQELKSQGLFDQFRKECLADVDTKPAYQNLRQRVEGSVNKFLAEQEWSDNIRHKNQLREQLRKNIIDSGYLDTGVERIVDQVVNPKISTIFHPKVEELVYNYLGIEKPKSSVNGNEGARAESLLEDLEAVSPDSDKKSEGSLTPPQAAAETEHMEVDMEIDDDDEEDVREEEVDDSKEQDDFESPAFEPLEIRSPSKVKEEANDSNSSVISGLTSQESVESDKNEQTAVTEKSVEDTVAANDDQESKEIAVTKDSDFSQEIGPTNDSQLSQVSSNSQLLPVTEQSASDDLERSEENERLDITEEAQMPTLFSSHSPNKKTDSSDSQTGDQPEGKKITFDFDKDGYEFVGTGRSSAIACAADESPDRSQRDQQEADEESTSQRTTTEETKDMAPANFSTQDDTSSLSEHSLKICEDSISDNDTKGSRSVDDRSSEQKSVPKVQKLSEASSCSLNDETNVKPTPVSPSQDKDHDKVETEKDQPTEDQEQQQNRENRTLEEESAKEADDNVKAELEDDHYQEHLKQRGNRRPSDKDSDGDGEEKSKPPGESASSAATETGNKSATEGVVVAGAEDTKTDQEKAIPSEASEGCSDRTLELELLRGTVTPTRECGRLDSSSSGIQSGDDSEKSPEMLKHAAKPESIVLPVQPVVIDQMLTNVDENKLEQLLNGEALTNDATLGSIQKEWQALKKAKKPKFASNFTEARRLMKVRKQIEREEQKRREKTLALAKKYINESKTYGGQMEDQGIELEFVCHDQRESPGPTISSPIPPSSDQAEQIAATNKSAEQIDLANVSDAELYFFPEPREVFKTNETMLQVLRSKTNGVTFPRSFKIQHFKTQIFTLAVSAASRKGVKRTAAPPSPAASGAKTKRIASASGKSVSNGLPSKLELGTEDTSLALRKQRSIKNGHTQRLLSKSTPPSVGTDV from the exons ATGGTCGAGGATCCACATTTCATCGATATGATGGTGCAGGAACTGAAATCGCAGGGCcttttcgatcaattccgGAAAGAGTGCCTGGCCGACGTGGACACAAAACCCGCGTACCAGAACCTACGTCAGCGAGTGGAGGGATCGGTAAACAAGTTCCTGGCGGAGCAGGAATGGTCCGATAATATACGACACAAAAATCAGCTAAGAGAACAACTCCGCAAGAATATCATAGA CTCCGGTTACCTCGATACGGGCGTCGAACGGATCGTGGACCAAGTGGTAAATCCGAAGATATCTACAATTTTTCACCCAAAAGTGGAGGAGCTGGTGTACAACTATCTCGGTATCGAGAAACCGAAATCCTCCGTCAACGGTAACGAGGGTGCCCGGGCAGAGTCGTTGCTGGAAGACCTAGAGGCGGTAAGTCCAGATTCTGATAAGAAATCCGAGGGCAGCTTGACACCGCCTCAGGCAGCGGCGGAAACGGAGCACATGGAAGTGGACATGGAaattgatgacgatgatgaagaggatgtcagggaagaagaagttgaTGATTCGAAAGAACAGGATGACTTCGAGTCGCCTGCCTTTGAACCGCTAGAGATTCGTTCTCCGAGCAAGGTGAAGGAAGAAGCCAACGATTCCAACTCTTCGGTCATCAGTGGCTTGACCTCCCAAGAGTCGGTGGAAAGTGACAAAAATGAGCAAACCGCCGTGACAGAGAAATCAGTCGAGGACACCGTGGCTGCAAACGATGACCAGGAATCGAAGGAGATCGCCGTCACCAAAGACTCCGATTTCAGTCAAGAGATTGGCCCGACAAACGACTCTCAGCTGTCGCAGGTATCGAGCAACAGCCAGCTGCTACCCGTTACGGAGCAGTCTGCCTCGGATGACTTGGAGCGTTCGGAAGAGAACGAGCGCTTGGACATTACGGAAGAGGCTCAGATGCCAACGCTGTTCTCCAGTCACTCGCCCAACAAGAAAACGGATTCATCAGATAGCCAGACTGGTGATCAACCAGAGGGCAAGAAAATTACGTTCGATTTCGATAAAGATGGATATGAGTTTGTTGGTACCGGACGATCGTCAGCGATTGCATGTGCGGCCGATGAGTCACCCGACCGAAGTCAACGCGATCAGCAGGAGGCAGATG AAGAGAGTACCTCACAACGCACCACAACAGAAGAAACCAAAGATATGGCACCAGCCAATTTCTCCACGCAGGATGACACATCATCACTATCGGAGCATTCGTTAAAGATCTGCGAAGATTCGATCAGCGACAATGACACTAAAGGATCGCGATCAGTGGACGATCGCAGCTCCGAACAGAAAAGTGTTCCGAAAGTACAGAAACTTTCTGAGGCCAGTAGCTGCAGCCTAAACGATGAAACGAACGTAAAACCGACACCAGTAAGTCCATCGCAAGATAAGGATCACGATAAGGTAGAAACGGAGAAGGACCAACCTACAGAAgatcaagagcagcagcaaaaccgtgAAAATCGTACATTAGAAGAAGAGTCCGCTAAAGAAGCCGATGACAATGTGAAAGCAGAACTCGAAGATGACCACTACCAGGAACATTTGAAGCAGCGAGGTAATCGACGGCCAAGTGACAAAGATTCCGATGGGGATGGTGAGGAAAAATCTAAACCCCCGGGagaatcagcatcatcagctgctACTGAAACGGGCAATAAATCTGCTACCGAAGGCGTGGTggtagcaggagcagaagataCGAAAACCGACCAGGAAAAGGCTATCCCCTCGGAAGCTTCGGAAGGATGCAGTGATAGAacactggagctggagctgctgcgtgGAACTGTGACACCGACGCGCGAGTGCGGTCGCTTAGACTCTTCCTCATCCGGCATTCAGTCGGGTGATGATTCGGAGAAAAGTCCCGAAATGTTGAAGCATGCGGCCAAACCCGAATCGATCGTGCTCCCTGTGCAGCCAGTCGTCATTGATCAGATGCTAACGAACGTGGATGAGAACAAGCTCGAGCAGCTGTTGAATGGCGAAGCACTGACGAACGATGCAACACTCGGTTCGATTCAGAAAGAATGGCAAGCTCTCAAGAAGGCAAAGAAACCCAAATTCGCTTCCAATTTCACCGAAGCGCGGCGTCTGATGAAGGTACGTAAACAGATCGAGCGAGAGGAGCAAAAACGACGTGAAAAGACGTTGGCCCTGGCGAAAAAGTACATCAACGAGAGTAAAACCTACGGTGGACAAATGGAGGATCAGGGCATTGAACTAGAGTTCGTGTGCCACGATCAGCGCGAATCGCCAGGCCCCACCATTTCGTCCCCAATCCCACCTAGTTCCGACCAGGCGGAGCAGATAGCGGCGACGAACAAGAGTGCCGAGCAGATAGATCTAGCAAACGTCAGTGATGCTGAGCTGTACTTTTTCCCCGAACCGAGAGAGGTGtttaaaacgaacgaaacgatgcttCAGGTTTTACGTTCTAAAACGAACGGTGTAACGTTTCCGCGTAGCTTCAAAATTCAGCATTTTAAAACTCAAATCTTCACCCTGGCCGTAAGCGCCGCAAGTCGAAAGGGAGTCAAgcgcaccgcagcaccgccCAGCCCCGCGGCTAGTGGTGCCAAGACGAAACGAATTGCGTCCGCTTCCGGCAAGTCAGTATCAAACGGACTCCCATCCAAACTCGAGCTCGGTACCGAGGATACGAGTTTGGCTTTGCGGAAGCAGCGTTCGATCAAAAATGGCCATACACAGCGGTTATTGTCGAAAAGTACGCCACCTTCGGTGGGCACAGATGTGTGA
- the LOC125949556 gene encoding uncharacterized protein LOC125949556, whose protein sequence is MNGYKEDNDPEENPEEDSEEIPEESPEDYTAVGCDPVATFLTSVKCSTNNLNEELKKCSLTYDQISGLVEEDLRLMGVKSDLAIKEILSESSQLPKQRRMYDRVLRTEFHPLEYAETVARNTVEHLESIKVLLNLTQLKLKGTIPENVLLDNHIYASEVSLKLCDRIHDRLSDIQAIVDPNQTTVPNKRTSWIQQVTLPVIFLSGVLLVSICWKRAGFQLI, encoded by the exons ATGAATGGATACAAGGAAGATAACGATCCTGAAGAGAACCCAGAAGAAGATTCTGAAGAAATTCCCGAAGAAAGTCCTGAAGATTATACTGCCGTTGGCTGCGATCCCGTAGCAACATTTCTGACCAGCGTGAAGTGCAGCACGAATAACCTCAACGAAGAACTAAA GAAATGTTCTCTAACGTACGATCAGATCAGCGGCCTGGTGGAAGAGGATTTACGGCTGATGGGGGTGAAAAGCGATTTGGCCATCAAGGAGATTCTATCCGAGTCGTCGCAACTACCGAAGCAACGACGGATGTACGATAG AGTTCTGCGTACAGAGTTTCACCCTCTCGAATATGCAGAAACCGTCGCTCGGAATACTGTTGAGCATTTGGAAAGCATTAAAGTATTGTTGAACCTGACGCAGCTGAAGCTAAAAGGCACAATTCCAGAGAACGTGCTGCTAGATAACCACATTTACGCTTCCGAGGTTTCTCTTAAGCTTTGTGATAGAATTCACGATCGGCTCAGTGACATACAGGCCATAGTAGATCCCAACCAGACAACCGTTCCTAACAAACGAACGTCGTGGATACAACAGGTTACACTACCAGTAATATTTCTATCCGGTGTCCTTCTGGTGTCTATTTGTTGGAAAAGAGCTGGCTTCCAACTGATTTGA
- the LOC125949515 gene encoding beta-galactosidase-like, producing the protein MTPIAVLLALCLAGCCMQSVIGANQYSRKFDINYENNTFTKDGQPFQFISGSFHYFRALPQSWRHILRSMRAAGLNTVMTYIEWSLHEPMPGQYSWDGIANLEKFIETARSEDLFVILRPGPYICAERDMGGFPHWLLTKYPAIKLRTYDIDYLREVQNWYNQLMPRISRHLYGNGGPVIMVSIENEYGSFSACDQQYMQFMKNITEHFVRDKAVMFTNDGPELLRCGSIPGILPTLDFGSTNDPNVFWRRLRKFLPKGPLVNAEFYPGWLTHWMEPMARVESAPVINTLRLMLNQKVNVNFYMFFGGTNFGFTAGANDIGPGKYGADITSYDYDAPLDEAGDPTEKYFEIRKVLIEHFGDPGVPAPAPLPKMSLDTVWLERRGSILSKHGRTMLSTSVITEVQPITFEALNQHSGLVLYETTLPSTLNRDPYTLTIDQVHDRAYVHVDDVFYGILSRETNVHSIPLSIGSGNRLQILVENQGRINYNIPNDFKGILGSVTIEGTPLYNWTITTYPLDNYQYMENFINHRPPADEEEADDLTAAGAQVYYGTFVINRDAIHDTYLYTHVWGKGLAFINGFNLGRYWPLAGPQLTLYVPRHILKKGINKIVLIEYQQRVQQPYVQFIDKPIFN; encoded by the exons ATGACGCCCATTGCGGTGCTTCTGGCACTCTGTCTTGCGGGATGCTGTATGCAGTCAGTTATCGGGGCAAATCAATATAGT AGAAAATTCGATATCAACTACGAGAACAATACCTTCACAAAAGATGGCCAGCCGTTTCAGTTTATCTCGGGTTCATTTCACTACTTTCGTGCTCTGCCACAATCCTGGCGACACATCCTGCGTTCGATGAGGGCCGCAGGCTTGAATACGGTCATGAC CTACATCGAATGGTCGCTGCACGAGCCGATGCCTGGGCAGTATAGCTGGGATGGCATTGCCAATTTGGAAAAGTTCATTGAAACGGCACGATCCGAGGACCTGTTCGTCATCCTGCGCCCTGGACCTTATATTTGCGCCGAGCGGGATATGGGAGGATTCCCCCATTGGCTCCTCACCAAGTATCCAGCTATTAAGTTGCGAACATACGACATAG ACTATTTGAGGGAAGTGCAAAACTGGTACAACCAGCTAATGCCACGTATCAGCCGCCATCTTTACGGTAATGGCGGTCCAGTGATCATGGTTTCGATCGAGAACGAGTATGGTTCCTTCAGTGCTTGCGATCAACAGTATATGCAGTTTATGAAGAATATTACCG AACATTTTGTGCGGGATAAAGCAGTAATGTTTACCAATGATGGCCCGGAACTTTTGCGCTGCGGATCCATACCGGGCATACTACCAACGTTGGATTTCGGTTCAA CGAACGACCCGAACGTGTTTTGGAGAAGATTGCGGAAGTTTCTACCCAAAGGACCATTGGTGAATGCTGAGTTTTACCCAGGGTGGCTTACGCACTGGATGGAACCGATGGCACGGGTGGAAAGCGCACCGGTAATCAATACGCTGCGTTTGATGCTGAACCAAAAGGTCAACGTCAATTTTTACATGTTCTTCGGTGGCACCAACTTCGGGTTTACAGCCGGTGCGAATGACATTGGTCCCGGTAAGTACGGTGCGGATATAACGTCGTACGATTACGATGCTCCGCTAGACGAGGCAGGTGATCCCACGGAAAAGTATTTCGAAATCCGCAAAGTATTAATCGAG CACTTCGGAGACCCAGGGGTACCGGCTCCAGCACCGCTACCAAAGATGTCCCTCGATACGGTATGGTTAGAGCGGCGTGGATCCATCCTATCGAAACATGGACGCACGATGTTATCCACTAGTGTGATCACCGAAGTGCAACCTATTACCTTCGAAGCTTTAAACCAACATTCTGGATTAGTGTTGTACGAGACAACTTTGCCATCCACCCTCAATCGCGATCCTTACACACTCACAATCGATCAAGTTCACGATCGTGCCTATGTACATGTGGATGAT GTGTTCTATGGTATTCTATCACGAGAGACCaatgtccattccattccgctcAGCATCGGATCGGGCAATAGATTGCAGATACTGGTGGAAAACCAGGGTCGCATTAATTACAACATTCCCAACGATTTCAAGGGCATCTTGGGATCGGTAACGATCGAAGGCACGCCATTATACAACTGGACCATAACCACCTATCCATTGGATAACTATCAGTATATGGAAAATTTCATtaaccaccggccaccggctgaTGAGGAAGAGGCCGATGATTTGACTGCTGCCGGGGCCCAGGTCTACTATGGCACATTCGTGATCAATAGGGATGCGATCCACGACACCTACCTTTACACACATGTGTGGGGCAAAGGGTTGGCGTTTATCAATGGCTTTAACCTTGGCCGTTACTGGCCGCTGGCGGGACCCCAACTGACGCTCTACGTCCCCAGGCATATACTGAAGAAGGGAATCAACAAAATTGTGTTGATCGAGTACCAACAGCGCGTTCAGCAGCCTTACGTCCAGTTTATCGATAAGCCAATATTTAACTGA
- the LOC125949513 gene encoding beta-galactosidase-like, whose protein sequence is MLFKIFCAWCILMGLPVTLTMQRQASRSFAIDYDNDTFVMDGKPFQYVAGSFHYFRALPQSWQPILRAMRAAGLNAVTTYVEWSLHNPKENEYNWEGMADVVHFIELAMQEDLYVILRPGPYICAERDMGGFPSWLLYKYPGILLRTNDNNYLREVRSWYAALFSRLARFMYGQGGPIILVQVENEYGSYFACDHKYLNWLRDETARYVKSDAVLFTNNGPGLETCGAIEGVLSALDFGPGTEDEINGYWTGLRKTQPKGPLVNAEYYPGWLTHWQEAHMAHTDTKLVADSLAFMLRNKVNVNIYMFFGGTNYGFTAGANSAGSGGYVADITSYDYDAPLTECGDPTEKYYTLRDTILQYFPRPNVSLPLPTPKMKIDCVGLFTVGSLLDPVYREKLTAINVTSNRPLTFEALNQASGLVLYETLIPDDIRTDPYKLTVEGIHDRGYVFVDKQFIGVLSRENLVSSMPIGLDKGRTLSIMVENQGRINFGIANDFKGIVGKVYINMQEILNWTMYGIPLDESRLLKQSVLDHRKQVGQKRTIRYDQGDRVQPMAVFHGIFDVHNELADTYLDAHEFGKGVVFINGVNIGRYWPLVGPQKTLFVSRHILKPKDNYLILIEYQKQLENGQCMYFTDAPIFN, encoded by the exons ATGTTATTCAAAATATTTTGTGCCTGGTGTATTCTTATGGGGCTGCCAGTTACATTGACTATG CAGCGACAAGCATCGCGCTCGTTCGCGATCGACTATGACAACGATACCTTCGTTATGGATGGCAAACCGTTCCAGTATGTGGCCGGATCGTTTCACTACTTTCGTGCCCTCCCGCAAAGCTGGCAACCGATTCTCCGTGCGATGCGTGCCGCCGGTCTTAATGCAGTAACAAC ATACGTCGAGTGGTCACTGCACaatccaaaagaaaacgaatacAACTGGGAGGGTATGGCGGATGTCGTGCATTTCATTGAGCTGGCCATGCAGGAGGATCTGTATGTCATCCTGCGTCCTGGACCGTACATCTGTGCAGAACGGGACATGGGAGGTTTTCCGTCCTGGTTGCTATACAAGTACCCGGGCATCCTGCTGCGCACCAACGATAACA ACTATCTTCGTGAAGTACGATCGTGGTATGCTGCGCTGTTCTCACGTCTAGCACGTTTCATGTACGGCCAGGGTGGACCAATCATTCTGGTGCAGGTAGAGAACGAGTATGGATCGTACTTTGCCTGTGATCACAAGTACCTCAACTGGCTACGGGACGAAACAG CTCGTTACGTAAAAAGCGATGCAGTACTATTCACAAACAATGGTCCCGGGTTGGAGACTTGCGGTGCAATAGAGGGAGTGCTTAGCGCACTGGACTTTGGACCGGGTACCG AGGACGAAATCAATGGATATTGGACGGGACTAAGAAAGACGCAACCGAAGGGACCACTGGTCAACGCAGAGTACTACCCCGGATGGTTAACGCACTGGCAGGAAGCACACATGGCCCACACGGATACGAAACTGGTCGCCGACAGTTTGGCGTTTATGCTGCGTAATAAGGTGAACGTCAACATTTACATGTTCTTCGGTGGAACCAACTATGGGTTTACCGCTGGAGCTAACAGTGCCGGTTCGGGGGGATATGTAGCCGACATCACATCCTACGATTACGATGCTCCTCTCACTGAGTGCGGTGATCCGACTGAAAAATACTACACCCTTCGGGACACCATTTTACAATACTTTCCAAGGCCCAACGTTTCACTCCCACTGCCAA ctccaaaaatgaaaattgactGCGTGGGCCTGTTTACGGTTGGTAGTCTATTGGATCCCGTATATCGCGAAAAGCTTACCGCGATCAATGTTACCAGCAATCGACCGTTGACCTTCGAAGCCCTGAACCAAGCCTCTGGTTTAGTGCTGTACGAAACGCTCATACCGGACGATATTCGCACCGATCCTTATAAACTAACGGTGGAAGGAATACACGATCGTGGATATGTATTCGTCGATAAACAGTTTATAGGTGTGCTCTCACGCGAGAACCTCGTCAGCAGTATGCCGATCGGTCTGGACAAAGGACGAACCTTGAGCATTATGGTGGAGAATCAAGGACGCATAAACTTCGGCATTGCAAACGACTTCAAAGGCATCGTGGGCAAGGTGTACATCAACATGCAGGAAATACTGAACTGGACCATGTACGGGATTCCGCTTGATGAATCCAGACTGCTAAAGCAGTCAGTTCTGGATCATCGGAAGCAGGTTGGTCAGAAACGGACTATAAGATACGACCAAGGGGACAGAGTGCAACCAATGGCTGTTTTTCATGGTATTTTTGATGTTCACAACGAGCTAGCTGATACCTATCTGGATGCACACGAGTTTGGTAAAGGTGTGGTGTTTATCAATGGCGTTAACATTGGACGGTACTGGCCACTGGTCGGACCGCAGAAGACACTGTTCGTTTCACGGCATATCTTGAAACCGAAGGACAACTATTTGATTCTCATTGAATATCAAAAACAGTTAGAAAACGGTCAATGCATGTACTTTACCGACGCTCCAATATTCAACTGA